One Conger conger chromosome 18, fConCon1.1, whole genome shotgun sequence DNA window includes the following coding sequences:
- the LOC133118731 gene encoding calcium homeostasis modulator protein 1-like translates to MDKFRMMFQFLQSNQESFMNGICGIMALGSAQLYASFEFNCPCLPEYNFAYGIGILIIPPIWFFLLGFVLNNNVSMLAEEWKRPTGKRRKDPTVLKYMFCSIAQRSFIAPAVWISVTLMDGKSVLCAFSVDLDFNQFGNGSHHNLSDAELVRLLATIPCKDIFDGQQFISREAATRYLRCISQAFGWLFLLLMTTLAFMVRAIRPCFTQAAFLKTKYWSHYIDIERKMFDETCTEHAKSFAKICIQQYFESISGEMHSFHSQRSGKKRDDSKKKENGHNEEGEGGEEEKLLGIRAQEDMNKVLWNWHTCKPSLNLKNEQLPNGDEQLPNGDAGEKMNGLPNGYHRQVTPKKECVAYYSKV, encoded by the exons ATGGATAAATTCCGAATGATGTTCCAGTTTTTGCAATCCAATCAAGAGTCTTTCATGAACGGAATTTGTGGGATTATGGCGCTAGGCAGTGCGCAATTATACGCCAGTTTTGAGTTTAACTGTCCCTGTTTACCGGAGTATAATTTCGCATACGGCATTGGGATTTTAATAATTCCACCAATTTGGTTCTTCTTACTTGGATTTGTGTTGAATAATAACGTTTCAATGCTGGCTGAGGAATGGAAGAGACCGACGGGAAAGCGGAGGAAAGACCCGACTGTgctaaaatacatgttttgcTCCATTGCGCAACGTTCTTTCATTGCACCAGCTGTCTGGATCTCAGTTACGCTAATGGATGGAAAGAGCGTCCTCTGTGCGTTTAGCGTCGACCTGGACTTTAATCAATTCGGAAACGGAAGCCATCACAACCTTTCGGACGCCGAGCTGGTCAGATTATTGGCTACAATTCCCTGCAAAGATATATTTGACGGCCAACAGTTTATATCAAGAGAAGCGGCTACCAGATATCTACGTTGTATATCCCAG GCTTTTGGCTGGCTCTTTCTCCTGTTAATGACCACGCTGGCCTTCATGGTGAGGGCGATCCGACCTTGTTTCACCCAAGCGGCTTTCCTGAAGACCAAGTACTGGTCTCACTACATCGACATCGAGCGCAAGATGTTTGACGAGACCTGCACAGAGCACGCTAAAAGCTTCGCCAAAATCTGCATCCAGCAGTACTTCGAGAGCATCAGCGGAGAGATGCACAGTTTCCACAGCCAACGGTCTGGCAAGAAGAGGGACGACAGCAAGAAGAAGGAGAACGGCCacaatgaggagggggagggaggagaggaagagaagctCCTGGGGATCCGGGCCCAAGAAGACATGAACAAAGTGCTGTGGAACTGGCACACCTGCAAACCCTCCCTCAACCTGAAGAATGAGCAGCTGCCCAACGGAGATGAACAACTGCCCAACGGAGATGCAGGGGAGAAAATGAATGGCTTACCCAATGGCTACCACAGACAGGTCACTCCAAAAAAAGAATGTGTGGCCTACTACAGTAAGGTCTGA
- the calhm3 gene encoding calcium homeostasis modulator protein 3 — protein sequence MERLKLVLQYFQSNSESISNGICVILALISVKLYTSFDFNCPCIPQYNKMYALGVMFVPPIILFLLGILINRHTGVMLEEWLRPVGKRTKNPAVVKYLFSAMMQRAMLAPMVWILVTLLDGKCFICAFSMSVDPKYFSGIPNNTGMELVKILAKVPCKEDIIFRNNTFRKAVSRYVRCYSQAIGWSILLVLILLGAVGRVIKPCFNHANFLQTRYWSNYLDIEQKLFDETCILHARVFARKCVVQFFEGMREDVWLRLPRPPVRTREEKEEEEEEHERLHGITRHDQVDHILNTWYAYKPELDVTKIAYRPKVYITWEDKEGRALYSDV from the exons ATGGAACGTTTGAAATTGGTGCTGCAATACTTCCAGTCAAACTCAGAGTCCATTTCAAACGGAATCTGTGTCATACTCGCCTTGATTAGCGTGAAGTTATACACTAGTTTCGACTTTAACTGCCCTTGCATTCCGCAATATAACAAAATGTATGCCCTGGGTGTAATGTTTGTACCGCcgataatattatttttattggggATCTTAATAAATCGGCACACGGGGGTAATGCTGGAGGAATGGCTGAGACCAGTTGGGAAGAGGACAAAAAATCCAGCGGTTGTCAA GTACTTGTTTTCCGCCATGATGCAGAGGGCGATGCTCGCTCCTATGGTCTGGATCTTGGTGACCCTCCTGGATGGGAAGTGCTTCATCTGTGCTTTCAGCATGAGTGTGGACCCCAAATACTTCTCAGGCATACCCAACAACACTGGCATGGAGCTGGTCAAGATCCTGGCCAAGGTGCCCTGCAAGGAGGACATCATCTTCAGGAACAACACCTTCCGCAAAGCCGTCTCACGCTACGTGCGCTGCTACTCGCAG GCCATTGGCTGGTCTATCCTCCTCGTCCTCATCCTCCTGGGTGCGGTGGGTCGCGTCATCAAGCCCTGCTTCAACCATGCCAACTTCCTGCAGACGCGCTACTGGAGCAACTACCTGGACATCGAGCAGAAGCTCTTCGACGAGACCTGCATCCTTCATGCCCGCGTCTTCGCCCGCAAGTGCGTTGTGCAGTTCTTCGAGGGCATGCGCGAGGACGTGTGGCTGAGGCTGCCCCGCCCGCCCGTCAGGACCAGGgaggaaaaggaggaggaggaagaggagcacgAGCGCCTGCACGGCATCACCAGGCATGACCAGGTGGACCACATCCTCAACACCTGGTACGCCTACAAGCCGGAGCTGGACGTGACCAAGATCGCGTACCGGCCCAAAGTCTACATCACCTGGGAGGACAAGGAAGGAAGGGCCTTGTACTCCGATGTGTAG